The genomic region ttccacattctgtctctcacagttgaagtgtacctatgacgacaattacagacctctgtcatcattttaagtgggagaacctgcacaatcggtggctgactaaatacttttttgccccactgtatgtactcatacatacaagtatatacattatatatatatatatatatatacatatatatatatatacacatacatacatacatgtatatatgtatatatatacacatacatacatgtatatatatacacacatatataaatgtatatacacatacatatatatatatacacatacatacatatatatatatatatatatacacatacatacatataaatatatacatacatatatatgtattggtatatatatacacacacacatacatacatacatacatatatatgtacagtatgtatgtgtatacatacatactgtatacatacacatacatacatatataaatatatatacacacacccacccacacccacacacatatatgtatacatatatgtatgtgtgggaaaaatcacaagactctcCTGATGtttgaaggaacccctcatgaaacagttctgtagagatgaagtagtcttgtgattttccccacacatacatattgcgctctaccacggtatcgagcactattctctggataatccaatcaagacatacatatatatatatatatatatatatatatatatatatgtatatgtatacacacacacatacattttttatatattatatatcaagTCCAAATCAAAACAGCATACATGAtttaatgacacacacacacacacacacacacacacacacacacacacacacacacacacacacacacacacacacacacacacacatttcaacagatagacagacaacatatacACCAggaccaattttagtgttgccaacttgtccaggatgtaccgaatgcagctgggataggttccagcacccactccccgagagggacaatggatggatggataaaaacatTTCATGCGGTAAGCCACAAAAAGTTCACATAACGGATAAAATCTTAAATTTGGCCTTGAATTgcgatatatttttttgtacaaaattgaTGAAGAAACACAAAGTGAGGATTAAGAGTCGCGATAACATTGTTTTAAAAGTTTGTGATGATGACAAATATGCAGAAGAACGGGGAACTAACTACTTACTCTCCGCAAGTGTGACGGTGGCGGCGGCGTTGACGGTGACGGGCAACGAGATCTCGCCATCCGAGTCTCCCGCAGGTAAACTGATGATGGTGGCTTCTCCCAGGAGGTTACAGATCCTCTGCTGCATGGCAGTGAGCAGGACGGGGACTGGAGTACAATCGGCGGACGTCCCCTCTATGGCTGCCCGCGCCTGAGCCACTTTCCTCCGGACCTCCGTCTTCATGTCCGACCATTTCTTCTTGACCTCCGGCAACTCCCTGGGACAGGTGGTGACAGCGTTCACCTTTTTGAGGATCTCCATCCACGCGTTGTTCTTTGCCATGTGAGTTACTCCAGCATTGAAGTGGTTAACCAATGTGTGCTTTTGTTTCTCTATTTCCTCCACAATAATTTCAACCTCTCTCTCCGAGAaattcatttttctttttttcgcgACGGAGACCATAACTGCAGAAATCCTTCTTTATGGAGAAATTGTTGTACGTAGTATACGCAAAAATAGTACTTAACTGATATGCGCAACGTAATGGCTTCCAGAATCGGCTTCTTCTGCCTACTCTCCAGCGTAGCTGAGACGGGGAAGAAATCCCGCCTTCTCTCGTTTTCATTGGCTGGGTTCCTCGCGAGCGTACCAAATCCTCTAATATCATTGGCTACTTTATACGCCAGTCATTTCATGATGCAAGCAAACTATGCATTTGAAAGCCAGATaggaaaaacacacacatatatacatgcttaTATACAAATGCAACACACGTATTACCCTCGATTTTTGATCAAATCGGTCAGTAGTTAGTAGTAAATAGCAGAGGCGTCATGAAGTTTTAAAGACAGGCTGGGCTTAACCCCCACCTCACCCTTTCCCAATGAGTTACTATATGTTACTACTATGTCccttatttattaaacagtaaaaaataaataacaggtAAATGGAATCAATACATTATTAGTTAATCTCATGGTGCTACAAATTCATCCATTTCCACATCACATTTAAAAGCTTTTGGCTTCACTATATTGCACATTTAGAATTAAACACTTTATGTATTATTGGCCGATATcaatcataaaaaaaacatataaaatcacacacatatacacttgtatacatacatacatacatatatatatatatacatatatacagtggggcaaaaaagtatttagtcagccaccgattgtgcaagttctcccacttaaaatgatgacagagatctgtaattgtcatcataggtactcttcaactgtgagagacagaatgtgaaaaaagaaatccaggaattcgcattgtaggaattttaaataatttatttgcaaattatggtggaaaatatgtattttgtcaataacaaacatTCAACTCAACACTTTGTAATATAacttttgttggcaataacagaggtcaaacgattactataggtctttacctggtttgcacacacaggagctggtattttggcccatttctctatgcagatcttctcgagagcagtgatgttttggggctgtcgccgagcaacacggactttcaagtccctccacagattttctatgggcttgaggtctggagactggctaggccactccaggactttcacatgcttcttacggagccattCCTTCGTTCCCCGTGCGGTGTGTTTGGgctcattgtcatgctggaagacccagccatgtttcatcttcaaagctctaactgatggaaggaagttttggctcaaaatctcacgatgcatggccccattcattctttccttaacacggatcagtcgtcctgtccccttagcagaataacagccccaaagcatgatgtttccaccccatgcttcacagtaggtatggtgttcttgggatgcaactcagtattcttctacctccaaacacgagttgagtttataccaaaaagttctattttggtttcatctgaccacataacattctcccaatcctctgctgtatcatccatgtgctctctggcaaacttcagacgggcctggacatgcactggcttaagcagggggacacgtctggcactgcaggatttgattccctgtcggcatagtgtgttactgatggtaacctttgttactttggtcccagctctctgcaggtcaatCACCAGGTCcctccgtgtggttctgggatttatgctcaccgttctcataatcattttgaccccacgggataagATCTtccgtggagccccagatcgagggagattatcagtggtcttgtatgtctacccattttctgataattgctatCACAggtgattttttcacaccaagctgcttgcctattgtagattcactcttcccagtctagtgcaggtctacaattcttttcctggtgtccttcgacagctcttcgGTCTTGGCCattgtggagtttggagtctgacaatttgaggctgtggacaggtgtcttttatacagataagttcaaacaggttccattaatacaggtaacgagtggaggacagaagagcttcttaaaaaaTAAGTTActggtctgtgagagccagagatcttccttgtttgaagtgaccaaatactctttttccaccatgatttacaaaaaaattatttaaaattcctacagtgtgaattcctctgtgatcattttaaatgggagaacttgcacaatcggtggctgactaaatgcttttttgccccactgtgtatgtgtgtgtgtgtgtgtatatatatatatatatatatatatatatatatatatatatacacacacacacacatgtatgtgtatatatgagaaCGCATATACCAGTGAATATCCAGTCCTTTTTTTCCCTGTGCCTGTGTCTACTTATGAAACACACAAAGAGGTCCAATGCAGCCATAAACAGTCGTTCTTGAACGGTTTTAacaaagtaccacctcagaaaaaacttggctctacaagtaccactataatgaccaacattaaagtacagttgcatagtaggcctaaatTTTCATTAAAACAAGACAGAGGTTATAAATTAAACCTCTGCCTTAACCTCTCACCAATGTAtgagattttactgtaaatggcatGAACACACGccaccaatataaataaactgtATAATAATGTTAAAGTATATTTTGTGTAGGTTATATTTCATGTGCTAGTTTTAGCACAAGGGATAAGCGgtacgaaatggatggatggataaaactacGACATTATACGCATTTACTGTCATTGTGCCGATGAAACAGTCAATAGTGATATTATACATTCTGTACATTTGTAATTTCCAGTTGACTAATGGAATAGATTAAGAgggtgtatgtacatttcagaAACCTAAATGCAAACCTTcaccaaatgtatttttaaaaaatacagatTTATTGccatacctaaaaaaaaaaagtatattccaATGACATTGTCATGATGACCATCTTATGTTGGTGTTTCAAAAAAGAACAtctgtaaaaatgtattcaacttcATTCTGTATTATACTtcacataaaaaaacatttatgtttCATTACTGATTTTAAAAATTGTGTTTGATTTTAAAGCATGTCTCTAAACCCAACATTGTCTTGTACCATGCTGCTGAAAACTGACTTGTAAACCATCAATACATTCAGGGCTGAAGGGCGGAGTTTAGGGTCTTTTGCCTTACACTCCTTATGGATCTGAAAAAGATGGAAGTGGATCAAGTCCCCCCCGGGCACTTTTCCTATCAAGAACTGTGTCACATCTGGGATCTTCCAAATATCTGTCTTTTCATCATATTTCTGCATAAGATCATCTGAAAAAGGCTCCCCGGTGTTTCTAAATGGCCACAACTGCTCAGGGGCTACAAAGTCACCGATGAGCTCCCTGTGGCCACATTTGACCAACAAACCATTGGATAGGTTTACCTCAGGCAATGCATCCAGGTCATTAACCACCAGGTGAAAGTCATTTGTGAGCAGAAACTGAGACAAAGTTTTCTCCAGCGTATTGGAGTCACACATCACCCGCCGGCCACTTGGGCTGTTGTGGAGGTAATGGAGTATCGAAACGTAGTCTTTCGCCAGCATCAGTCGTGTCTTCCAAGTGTTACGATGTTTGTAGTGTTTTTGTGCAAGAACAACTTCAAGATTGAGCAGTGAACCCAGTGGATGGTATTCTGTGACCAAGGTATAGTCTTTAAGGCAAAACCCCACCAACTGTACCACCAAGGGACCTTGCAGTGCTTTTAACATAGACAGTCCGTGGAGAAAATCCTCAGAGTAATCCAAAGAGGACAGTTTGGACAGAGCCACCTTTTGACCCTTCCATTCTGCTAAGTAGACCTAAGGAGAGTAAAGAGAAAGAGATAAGCCTTAACAAAATTCATGTTTTCTCAATAGTCGATAGGGCtgggccagtggttcttaacctgggttcgattgaaccctaggggttcggtcaaAGTCAAAACACACCCGGTTCATCGTGTCAATGACAACTTctacctatcggcgtattacggatacggcaacagcagaaggcacactgatttgcaggtgtgtaatttgttgtgagtttatgcactgtcggttttattctttgaacaaggtgatgttcatacacggttcattttgtgcaccagtaaaaaaacatggtaccactttagtatgggaacatattcaccattaatcagtggcttattaacatgcaaattagtaacatattggctcttaactattcatcattaaaggggaacattatcaccaaacctgtgcaagcgtcaatatataccttgatgttgcagaaaaaagaccatgtatttttttaaccgatttccgaactctaaatgggtgaattttggcaaattaaacgcttttctgtttatcggtcttttagcgatgacgtcagaacgtgacgtcaccgaggtaatacacccgccattttcattttcacattacaaactaagctctgttattttccgtttttttcgactattttttggaaccctggagacatcatgcctcgtcggtgtgttgtcggagggtgtaacaacactaacagggagggattcaagttgcaccactggcaagaaatctgccgccaaacccccattgaatttgccagagtgtctgcacattttaccggcgatgctaagacagacatggcacagagatgtatggataacctgcagatgcatttgcaacgattaagtcaacgaaatcacaaaggtgagttttgttgatgttgttgacttatgtgctaatcagacatatttggtcgcagcatgactgccagctaatcgatgctaacattcttcttcaatttcgttttcgctttctgcctccatactccgaccatctgtttcaatacatgcgtaatctgttgaatcacttaagccgctgaaatccaagtctgagtccgagctaatgtcgctatatcttgctgtggtaaccgccatgttgtttgtattggcagccctgtatgacgtcacagggaaatggacagtcgcatcgcaaatagggaaaatcaagaactttaaagctttttttagggatattccgtgaggtgtaaattttgaaaaaaacttcgaaaaataaaacaagccactgggaactgatttttattgtttttaacccttttgaaattgtgataatgttcccctttaagtactttttaatgccttattcggcatggcctcattgtaaccctaaccctttaaccctaaccctaaccaaataacttcaaattaagtctttgttacttagaaatatgttcccctagtgtcaaaaaacctttaaattaagtgtttgttactcagactatgttctccatactaaagtgttaccaaaaacacataactttgtcttgaatttaaaaaaaacatccatccatccattttctaccgcttattccctttcggggtcgtggggggcgctggcgcctatctcagctacaatcgggcggaaggcggggtacaccctggacaagtcgccacctcatcgcagggccaacacagatagacagacaacattcacactcacattcacacactagggccaatttagtgttgccaatcaacctatccccaggtgcatgtgtttggaggtgggaggaagccggagtacccggagggaacccacgcattcacggggagaacatgcaaactccacacagaaagatcccgagcctgggattgaacccaagactgcaggagctttgtattgtgaggcagacgcactaacccctctgccaccgtgaagcccaaaacaaacaaacaaaaaaaataacattttatttttcattaagaagggttcggtgaatgcgcatatgaaactggtggggttcggtacctccaacaaggttaagaaccactgggctgGGCGGTATACCGGTGTTATTCGTAACACCAGTATATTTTAGAAAGACGTATGTATTTGAGACAAATGTTTTCTTCTTGCTAAACTTTTTGGAAGAGACTATTTGAATCCATAACCACCTAAATGTGAAACAGATGTAATAACCACATCATTTAgttttcatttgtatttttttcattttgcaaaAATGTCATAATGGTAACCGAAGTGGAGAAGGGGTCGGCTCAAATACAAGATTAGCTTCTCTCTACTCTTCTTCAGACATGTCGAATTGTGTAAATGTAACCACGCAAAGTGACTTAAAAACAAACCATACTGTACGATATATGCTGCTCAGTGGccctgtggttagagtgtctgccctgagattggtaggtcgtgagttcaaaccccggccgagtcataccaaagactataaaaatgggccccgttgcttggcactctgcatcaaaggttgaaattgggggttaaatcaccaaaatgattcccgggtgcggccacagttgctgctcactgatcccctcacctccaaggggtgaacaaggggatgggtcaaatgcagaggttaatttgtgtgaattatattaaagcagcgcttttctctagagcaTACAACAGAAACAAGCTACACATACCTAATATGTGTAATAATTATCCTTAATTGAATAATATTGCAGTCTTAAACACGCCATTTGTCAATCTATTccaacaagtatcaaataattatagttgcataataCTTACGCATAAAATGTTTCCAAGGCAGAAGCTTATTAGAAAATATCCACTAAAAAACATGTCTGGATAATGCCTGGTTGTGCCCTTCATTTGCAGCATCATATAAGCTCAACTCAATGAATTATTATGACCACTATAGTGTCTTgccaaaacacacatttttactcaactttaattgtaaaaaacacatttagtgtttttcataccattgttctgagtaatttcacttaatcaagccttttctaacattccgcAGTACAAAATAATACATGTAATATTATTAATTTCTATCCATATTAGTGTTTCACGTATGTTCATTTAATTGTGGCGGGCCATCTTTGATCATTAATTTTAATGGACTGCGAATGTAGCTTGTAGTTTGTTTCTATGCTGATGATACTGTCATATACTGCACAGCACCCACCCCTGATGAGGCCTTTAAATATCTAAAATATGCATTTGACAGAGTACAAGAACAACCTTGCAATCCTCAACTTGTTTTAAATGTAGAGAAAACAAAGTGTAGGTTCTTTACCACATCAAAAACTGTAAGATCAGCACTGTGTGAGAACATTTTaacaagaagtgaagtgaagtgcattatatttatatagcgcttttctctagtgactcaaagcgctttacatagtgaaacccaatatctaagttacatttaaaccagtgtgggtg from Nerophis ophidion isolate RoL-2023_Sa linkage group LG17, RoL_Noph_v1.0, whole genome shotgun sequence harbors:
- the pomk gene encoding protein O-mannose kinase isoform X2 — translated: MARRSSTAISRTAAMMAICLAALLLSNILLYLYLDSLYQSDGQQATVHAGCAAQHFKMTTMKNCTPWLQCSLIETEVYKLKLIGQGAVKKVYLAEWKGQKVALSKLSSLDYSEDFLHGLSMLKALQGPLVVQLVGFCLKDYTLVTEYHPLGSLLNLEVVLAQKHYKHRNTWKTRLMLAKDYVSILHYLHNSPSGRRVMCDSNTLEKTLSQFLLTNDFHLVVNDLDALPEVNLSNGLLVKCGHRELIGDFVAPEQLWPFRNTGEPFSDDLMQKYDEKTDIWKIPDVTQFLIGKVPGGDLIHFHLFQIHKECKAKDPKLRPSALNVLMVYKSVFSSMVQDNVGFRDML
- the pomk gene encoding protein O-mannose kinase isoform X1, whose product is MMWSCWDLQISLDWLAFECKATLFLFFICNMARRSSTAISRTAAMMAICLAALLLSNILLYLYLDSLYQSDGQQATVHAGCAAQHFKMTTMKNCTPWLQCSLIETEVYKLKLIGQGAVKKVYLAEWKGQKVALSKLSSLDYSEDFLHGLSMLKALQGPLVVQLVGFCLKDYTLVTEYHPLGSLLNLEVVLAQKHYKHRNTWKTRLMLAKDYVSILHYLHNSPSGRRVMCDSNTLEKTLSQFLLTNDFHLVVNDLDALPEVNLSNGLLVKCGHRELIGDFVAPEQLWPFRNTGEPFSDDLMQKYDEKTDIWKIPDVTQFLIGKVPGGDLIHFHLFQIHKECKAKDPKLRPSALNVLMVYKSVFSSMVQDNVGFRDML